A genomic region of Streptomyces sp. R33 contains the following coding sequences:
- a CDS encoding exo-beta-D-glucosaminidase has product MLGLLGALVAGAPAAAPSPRPADVRAVTAVPAAPGSATPLSAYAIRSTAEVSDAAAAVSAPGYPTAGWYPAGPRSTVLAALVADGKHPDPFYSTNQQRIPAADFTVPWWFRAEFTVEDTSSRTYLDFSGVVSAADVFVNGRQVASASEVAGAYTRHELDVTGLVTPGANAVAFRIKPNNPRKNLTMGWLDWLQPPPDENMGIVRDVLVRRGGPVALRDAHVVTSLAMPSLASADVTVKAQVRNDSAEAVTATLSGTIGAAGPTGPTGTGVAFRRDVSLRAHETKTVAFAPADTPRLHLDSPRVWWPAGMGAQELYGLDLTVTVPGAGAPSAGGSGTVSDRSRHGFGIRSVQAPLNKDGARQYSVNGRPLLIRGAGWSPDQLLRWDRTYTEDRLAYARDLGLNTLRLEGHLEPDEFFDLADRYGILTLPGWQCCTKWEGEVNGTEAGESWTTADYPVAKASMAAEAARLRDHPSVVSFLIGSDFAPDAEIEKGYLDALKAADWPTPVIPAASAKSAPLSGPSGMRMPGPYDWEPPGYWYDKREGGATGFNSETSAGPDVPTLDTLRRMMSPAELTALWKDPAAPQYHRSPSRTYAALELYDDALTARYGAPRSLEDYVAKAQLAQYENVRAQFEAYARNATDASKPSTGVIYWMFNSGWTSLHWQLVDRFLDQGGAYFGAKKANEPLHIQYAYDDRTVAVVNRRAAAVSGLTARVSLFNTDGTQKYDRTVTGLGVAGYGAKTTALTLPASVEGLSTTHLARLVLTDSAGREVSRNVYWLSTRRDVLDYGKSDWYHTPATAYADLTGLRSMAQASVAATATTAVNSGAPQTSTTTVTVRNTGGGNTPALLTDLHLVDDKDVPVLPVQWSDNQVSLWPGESVTVTATYRTADLRGSAPRIRVSGWNTPTAAVPAAARR; this is encoded by the coding sequence GTGCTCGGCCTGTTGGGTGCGCTCGTCGCGGGTGCTCCTGCCGCGGCTCCCTCCCCCCGTCCGGCGGACGTACGGGCGGTGACCGCCGTCCCCGCGGCGCCGGGAAGCGCCACGCCCCTGTCCGCGTACGCCATCCGGTCGACGGCCGAGGTCTCCGACGCGGCGGCCGCCGTCTCGGCCCCGGGCTACCCGACGGCGGGCTGGTACCCGGCCGGGCCGCGTTCCACCGTGCTGGCCGCCCTGGTCGCGGACGGCAAGCACCCCGACCCGTTCTACTCCACCAACCAGCAGCGCATCCCGGCCGCCGACTTCACCGTGCCGTGGTGGTTCCGCGCCGAGTTCACCGTCGAGGACACTTCCTCGCGTACGTACCTGGACTTCAGCGGGGTGGTCTCCGCAGCGGACGTATTCGTCAACGGCCGACAGGTCGCCAGCGCCTCCGAGGTCGCCGGCGCATACACCCGTCACGAGCTCGACGTCACCGGCCTGGTGACGCCGGGCGCCAATGCGGTGGCCTTCCGGATCAAGCCCAACAACCCCCGCAAGAACCTGACCATGGGCTGGCTCGACTGGCTGCAGCCGCCCCCGGACGAGAACATGGGCATCGTCCGCGACGTGCTCGTACGGCGCGGCGGACCCGTCGCCCTGCGCGATGCGCACGTGGTCACCAGCCTGGCGATGCCGTCCCTGGCCTCAGCGGACGTGACCGTCAAGGCGCAGGTGCGCAACGACTCGGCCGAGGCCGTCACCGCCACCCTCTCCGGGACCATCGGCGCCGCCGGACCCACCGGACCCACCGGCACCGGCGTCGCCTTCCGCCGGGACGTGTCCCTGCGCGCCCACGAGACGAAGACGGTGGCCTTCGCCCCGGCCGACACGCCCCGGCTGCACCTCGACTCGCCGCGCGTGTGGTGGCCCGCCGGGATGGGCGCGCAGGAGCTGTACGGGCTCGACCTGACGGTGACGGTGCCCGGGGCCGGTGCCCCGTCCGCGGGCGGGTCCGGGACCGTGTCCGACCGCTCCCGCCACGGCTTCGGCATCCGCAGCGTGCAGGCCCCCCTCAACAAGGACGGGGCCCGGCAGTACTCCGTCAACGGCCGGCCGCTGCTGATCCGGGGCGCCGGCTGGTCCCCCGACCAGCTGCTGCGCTGGGACCGGACCTACACCGAGGACCGGCTGGCGTACGCACGCGACCTCGGCCTCAACACCCTGCGCCTGGAGGGGCACCTCGAGCCGGACGAGTTCTTCGACCTCGCCGACCGGTACGGGATCCTCACCCTGCCGGGCTGGCAGTGCTGTACCAAGTGGGAGGGCGAGGTCAACGGCACCGAGGCCGGGGAGAGCTGGACCACCGCCGACTACCCGGTCGCCAAGGCCTCCATGGCGGCCGAGGCCGCGCGCCTGCGCGATCACCCCAGCGTCGTCTCCTTCCTCATCGGCAGCGATTTCGCCCCGGACGCGGAGATCGAGAAGGGCTATCTCGACGCGCTGAAGGCCGCCGACTGGCCCACCCCGGTGATCCCCGCCGCCTCCGCCAAGTCGGCCCCGCTCAGCGGACCTTCGGGGATGCGGATGCCCGGCCCCTACGACTGGGAGCCGCCCGGCTACTGGTACGACAAACGCGAGGGCGGAGCCACCGGCTTCAACTCCGAGACCAGCGCGGGCCCCGACGTCCCCACGCTCGACACCCTGCGCCGCATGATGTCCCCCGCCGAGCTCACCGCCCTCTGGAAGGACCCGGCCGCCCCGCAGTACCACCGCTCCCCCTCCCGCACCTACGCCGCGCTCGAGCTGTACGACGATGCGCTGACCGCCCGGTACGGCGCCCCCCGCAGCCTCGAGGACTACGTCGCGAAGGCGCAGCTCGCCCAGTACGAGAACGTGCGCGCGCAATTCGAGGCGTACGCGCGCAACGCCACGGACGCCTCGAAGCCGTCGACGGGGGTGATCTACTGGATGTTCAACAGCGGCTGGACCTCGCTGCACTGGCAGCTCGTGGACCGCTTCCTCGACCAGGGCGGCGCCTACTTCGGTGCGAAGAAGGCGAACGAGCCGCTGCACATCCAGTACGCGTACGACGACCGCACGGTGGCCGTCGTCAACCGCCGCGCGGCGGCGGTGTCGGGACTGACCGCGCGGGTCTCCCTCTTCAACACGGACGGCACGCAGAAGTACGACCGGACCGTGACCGGACTCGGCGTCGCAGGATACGGCGCGAAGACCACCGCGCTGACCCTTCCGGCCTCGGTGGAGGGCCTGTCCACCACCCATCTCGCGCGGCTGGTCCTGACGGACTCCGCCGGCCGCGAGGTGAGCCGCAACGTGTACTGGCTCTCGACGCGCCGGGACGTCCTCGACTACGGCAAGAGCGACTGGTACCACACCCCGGCCACCGCCTACGCCGACCTCACAGGGCTGAGGTCCATGGCGCAGGCCTCCGTGGCCGCCACCGCGACGACGGCCGTGAACAGCGGTGCGCCGCAGACCTCGACGACCACCGTCACGGTACGCAACACCGGCGGCGGGAACACGCCGGCGCTGCTCACCGACCTGCATCTGGTGGACGACAAGGACGTCCCCGTCCTGCCCGTCCAGTGGTCCGACAATCAGGTCAGCCTCTGGCCCGGTGAGTCGGTGACCGTGACGGCGACGTACCGCACCGCCGATCTGCGCGGGTCCGCGCCCCGGATCAGGGTCTCGGGCTGGAACACGCCGACGGCCGCGGTCCCGGCCGCAGCACGCCGGTAG
- a CDS encoding response regulator transcription factor gives MAVSNTQSTDESRDAVGPGGAGTPDRFTGSVLVVEDDPTVSEVVAGYLDRAGFAVRRAADGPAALRAAEEQRPDLVILDLMLPGMDGLEVCRRLRAREHGAEPRGGRGGTPPLPPVPVIMLTARGDEDDRILGLEVGADDYVTKPFSPRELVLRVQSVLRRAVPARPAAGPRLTAAGLSLDPAARRVTKDGQELALTLREFDLLAYFLRHPGQVCDRERLMREVWGWDFGDLSTVTVHVRRLRGKIEDDAASPRLIQTVWGAGYRFDAHPAPAAPATAPRTELGHA, from the coding sequence ATGGCAGTCAGCAATACGCAGAGTACGGACGAGAGCCGGGACGCCGTCGGCCCCGGCGGGGCGGGTACGCCGGACCGGTTCACGGGCAGCGTCCTGGTCGTGGAAGACGACCCGACCGTCTCGGAGGTGGTGGCCGGATACCTCGACCGGGCCGGCTTCGCCGTGCGCCGGGCCGCCGACGGACCGGCCGCCCTCCGCGCCGCCGAGGAGCAGCGCCCGGACCTGGTGATCCTCGACCTCATGCTCCCCGGGATGGACGGGCTGGAGGTCTGCCGGCGGCTGCGGGCGCGCGAGCACGGCGCCGAACCGCGCGGAGGCCGGGGCGGCACCCCGCCCCTCCCGCCCGTCCCCGTCATCATGCTCACCGCACGCGGTGACGAGGACGACCGGATCCTGGGCCTGGAAGTCGGCGCGGACGACTACGTGACCAAGCCGTTCAGCCCGCGTGAACTCGTCCTGCGCGTGCAGTCGGTGCTGCGCCGGGCCGTCCCCGCCCGGCCGGCCGCCGGCCCCCGGCTCACCGCGGCGGGCCTGAGCCTGGACCCGGCCGCCCGCCGGGTGACCAAGGACGGCCAGGAGCTCGCCCTCACCCTGCGGGAGTTCGACCTCCTCGCCTACTTCCTGCGCCACCCCGGGCAGGTCTGCGACCGGGAGCGGCTCATGCGCGAGGTCTGGGGCTGGGACTTCGGTGACCTGTCCACCGTCACCGTCCACGTCCGCAGGCTCCGCGGAAAGATCGAGGACGATGCGGCGAGCCCCCGCCTGATCCAGACCGTATGGGGCGCCGGTTACCGCTTCGACGCCCACCCCGCCCCGGCGGCCCCCGCCACGGCCCCCCGGACGGAGCTCGGACATGCGTGA
- a CDS encoding aminotransferase class V-fold PLP-dependent enzyme, which yields MTSPVGSELLPNARELFDIPDGIAYFNTASLAPTLRSSLIAGEGALLKRAQPWRIQGADWFSGAEQRRALFAELIGAAADDIALVPATSYGLAVAAANLTAPAGSRVLVLAGEYPSGIYTWWRFAERTGASMLTVDREPGRTWTEAVLDALAAHDDGVAVVSVPRVHWTDGALLDLDRIAEATRAVGAALVVDASQSAGAIPIDMRTLQPDYLVSVGYKWLLGPFGLGYLYVAPEHQEGRPLEENWILRKDSQDFARLVDYRTEYQPGARRFDVGARTAFELTPMATAALEQLSAWTVPRIAVTLAATTARIASAARERGLPVPAPRGPHMLGITVPEGLQQRVVAALEEANVFVGARGSAIRISPHLHTTGADIDQLLTALDTALNRS from the coding sequence ATGACCTCGCCTGTCGGCAGCGAGCTGCTCCCCAACGCCCGTGAGCTGTTCGACATCCCCGACGGCATCGCCTACTTCAACACCGCGAGCCTGGCGCCGACCCTGCGCAGCAGCCTCATCGCGGGCGAGGGCGCCCTCCTCAAGCGCGCGCAGCCGTGGCGGATCCAGGGCGCCGACTGGTTCAGCGGGGCCGAGCAGCGCAGAGCGCTGTTCGCGGAGCTCATCGGGGCAGCCGCGGACGACATCGCCCTCGTACCGGCGACCAGCTACGGGCTCGCGGTGGCCGCCGCCAACCTGACGGCGCCGGCCGGCAGCCGGGTCCTGGTCCTCGCCGGCGAGTACCCGTCGGGCATCTACACCTGGTGGCGGTTCGCCGAGCGTACGGGGGCCTCGATGCTCACCGTGGACCGGGAGCCCGGCCGGACCTGGACCGAGGCCGTCCTCGACGCACTCGCCGCACACGACGACGGCGTGGCCGTGGTCTCGGTGCCCCGGGTGCACTGGACCGACGGCGCCCTGCTCGACCTGGACCGGATCGCCGAGGCCACCCGGGCCGTGGGCGCCGCCCTGGTCGTCGACGCCAGCCAGTCCGCCGGGGCGATCCCGATCGACATGCGCACGCTGCAGCCCGACTACCTCGTCAGCGTCGGCTACAAGTGGCTCCTCGGCCCCTTCGGGCTCGGTTACCTGTACGTGGCTCCGGAACACCAGGAGGGGCGGCCGCTGGAGGAGAACTGGATCCTGCGCAAGGACTCCCAGGACTTCGCACGGCTCGTCGACTACCGCACCGAGTACCAGCCCGGCGCCCGCCGCTTCGACGTCGGCGCGCGCACCGCCTTCGAGCTCACCCCGATGGCCACCGCCGCCCTCGAACAGCTCTCGGCCTGGACCGTCCCCCGCATCGCCGTCACCCTGGCGGCGACCACGGCCCGGATCGCCTCGGCGGCCCGCGAGCGGGGCCTGCCCGTTCCCGCCCCTCGGGGACCGCACATGCTCGGCATCACGGTCCCCGAGGGGCTCCAGCAGCGCGTGGTGGCCGCGCTGGAGGAGGCGAACGTGTTCGTCGGGGCCAGGGGCTCGGCCATCCGCATCAGCCCGCACCTCCACACCACCGGCGCCGACATCGACCAGCTGCTCACTGCGCTGGACACCGCGCTGAACCGGTCTTGA
- a CDS encoding MepB family protein yields the protein MTEHREGSAPHHPRTGPETWSDSIGVPGDLLAAKSRVYDACGFTCSQPEPEAESAEYAAHAFVLDGRRVRFRAARTTPTKVGQFVTVWKRSARGPIAPFDVADPVDLIVISSHDGEGFGQFVFPMDALRRNGVVSVDGSGGKRGFRVYPPWVTTANRQAGRAQEWQVEHFLHLPQDGPLDRARAEELYHP from the coding sequence ATGACGGAACACCGCGAGGGCTCTGCCCCTCACCACCCCCGCACCGGACCGGAAACGTGGTCGGACTCGATCGGGGTCCCCGGCGATCTCCTCGCGGCGAAGTCGCGTGTCTACGACGCCTGCGGGTTCACCTGCTCGCAGCCGGAGCCCGAGGCCGAGAGCGCCGAATACGCTGCGCACGCGTTCGTCCTCGACGGCCGCCGTGTCCGGTTCCGTGCAGCCAGGACGACGCCCACCAAGGTGGGCCAGTTCGTCACCGTGTGGAAGAGGTCCGCGCGCGGGCCCATCGCGCCGTTCGACGTCGCCGATCCCGTGGACCTCATCGTCATCAGCAGTCACGACGGCGAGGGCTTCGGCCAGTTCGTCTTCCCGATGGACGCCCTGCGCCGGAACGGCGTCGTATCGGTGGACGGTTCCGGCGGGAAGCGCGGCTTCCGCGTGTACCCGCCGTGGGTGACCACCGCCAACCGCCAGGCCGGGCGCGCGCAGGAGTGGCAGGTGGAGCACTTCCTCCACCTGCCACAGGACGGCCCCCTCGACCGGGCCCGCGCCGAGGAGCTGTACCACCCGTAG
- a CDS encoding NAD(P)-dependent oxidoreductase, with amino-acid sequence MRVLVTGGAGFIGSHIVSELAGRGLDPVVFDLAADGRDVRDPGQVREALTGVDAVCHQAAKVGLGKDFGDAPGYVSANDLGTAVLLAQMAEAGVGRLLLAGSMVVYGEGRYECTAHGVVRPGPRAEADLAAGRFEPRCPACGADLAPGLVGEDAPMDPRNVYATTKLAQEHLVASWARATGGRGISLRYHNVYGPGMPRDTPYAGVAALFRSALAGGEAPRVFEDGGQRRDFVHVRDVAVANAVALESLESAGGAAGGFAAYNVGSGDPRTVGDMAKALASACGGPDPVVTGEYRLGDVRHITADSARLRRELGWRPVVPFAAGMAELAAGADTP; translated from the coding sequence ATGCGCGTACTCGTGACTGGAGGAGCGGGCTTCATCGGCTCGCACATCGTCTCCGAACTGGCAGGTCGGGGGCTCGACCCCGTGGTGTTCGACCTGGCGGCGGACGGGAGGGACGTCCGGGATCCCGGGCAGGTCCGGGAGGCCCTGACCGGCGTCGACGCGGTCTGCCACCAGGCGGCCAAGGTCGGCCTGGGCAAGGATTTCGGGGACGCACCCGGCTACGTGTCGGCCAACGATCTCGGTACGGCGGTGCTGCTGGCCCAGATGGCCGAGGCGGGCGTGGGCAGGCTGCTGCTCGCGGGGTCGATGGTCGTCTACGGCGAGGGGCGGTACGAGTGCACCGCCCACGGCGTGGTCCGGCCCGGGCCGCGTGCCGAGGCCGATCTGGCCGCCGGCCGGTTCGAGCCGCGCTGTCCGGCCTGCGGCGCCGACCTGGCGCCCGGGCTGGTCGGAGAGGATGCGCCGATGGATCCGCGGAACGTCTACGCCACCACCAAGCTGGCCCAGGAGCACCTCGTGGCCTCCTGGGCGCGGGCCACGGGCGGTCGCGGGATCTCGCTGCGCTACCACAACGTCTACGGGCCGGGGATGCCCCGCGACACCCCGTACGCGGGGGTCGCCGCGCTGTTCCGTTCGGCGCTGGCCGGGGGCGAGGCACCGCGCGTCTTCGAGGACGGCGGCCAGCGGCGGGACTTCGTCCACGTGCGGGACGTGGCGGTGGCCAACGCGGTGGCCCTGGAGTCACTGGAATCCGCGGGCGGCGCGGCCGGCGGCTTCGCCGCGTACAACGTCGGCAGCGGCGATCCGCGGACCGTCGGCGACATGGCCAAGGCCCTGGCCTCCGCGTGCGGGGGCCCGGACCCGGTCGTCACCGGCGAGTACCGGTTGGGCGACGTCCGGCACATCACCGCCGACTCGGCGCGCCTGCGCCGGGAACTGGGCTGGCGGCCGGTGGTGCCGTTCGCCGCCGGGATGGCGGAACTGGCGGCCGGGGCGGACACGCCCTGA
- a CDS encoding sensor histidine kinase KdpD: MREQDLLLIALYALLGAGGAGALGALALRMLRRRSIAVSLAVVTAVAVFAMLAGTLTVAWAMFLSTHDLTVMTTVVAVAAAVSLGTALLLGRQVVLRCRELVAAARVFGEEGTFTTPTVPAPAELTALSRELALTSERLEASRERERALETSRRELVAWISHDLRTPLAGLRAMSEALEDGMAADPARYHRQMRTEVDRLNSMVGDLFELSRIHAGALSLSPTRLNLYDLVGDVLAGTDALAREHGVRLVGDGVAPLPVEADGKEMTRVLSNLLVNAIRHTPADGTVAIAAESRGGAVVLSVSDACGGIPEEDLTRVFDTGWRGTQARTPPGGAGLGLAIVRGIVEAHDGHVHVRNVSGGCRFELTLPAPA, encoded by the coding sequence ATGCGTGAGCAGGACCTGCTGCTGATCGCCCTGTACGCACTGCTCGGCGCGGGCGGCGCCGGAGCGCTGGGCGCGCTCGCCCTGCGGATGCTGCGGCGCCGCAGCATCGCCGTCTCACTCGCCGTCGTGACCGCCGTCGCCGTGTTCGCGATGCTCGCCGGGACGCTCACGGTGGCCTGGGCGATGTTCCTCTCGACCCACGACCTGACCGTGATGACCACGGTCGTCGCCGTGGCGGCCGCGGTCTCCCTGGGCACCGCCCTGCTGCTGGGCCGTCAGGTCGTACTGCGCTGCCGCGAGCTCGTCGCCGCCGCGCGGGTCTTCGGCGAGGAGGGCACGTTCACCACGCCCACCGTGCCCGCCCCCGCCGAACTCACCGCGCTCAGCCGTGAACTGGCCCTGACCAGCGAACGCCTGGAGGCGTCCCGGGAGCGCGAGCGGGCCCTGGAGACCTCACGGCGTGAGCTGGTCGCCTGGATCTCGCACGACCTGCGCACCCCGCTGGCCGGTCTGCGGGCCATGTCGGAGGCGCTGGAGGACGGCATGGCCGCCGACCCCGCCCGCTACCACCGGCAGATGCGCACCGAGGTGGACCGCCTCAACTCCATGGTCGGCGACCTCTTCGAGCTCTCCCGCATCCACGCGGGCGCCCTCAGCCTCAGCCCCACCCGGTTGAACCTGTACGACCTGGTGGGCGACGTCCTGGCCGGAACCGACGCCCTCGCCCGCGAGCACGGCGTACGGCTGGTCGGCGACGGCGTCGCACCGCTCCCGGTGGAGGCGGACGGCAAGGAGATGACCCGCGTCCTGTCGAACCTGCTGGTCAACGCCATCCGCCACACCCCGGCAGACGGCACGGTCGCGATCGCCGCCGAATCCCGTGGGGGAGCGGTGGTGCTGTCGGTCTCCGACGCCTGCGGCGGCATTCCCGAGGAGGACCTCACGCGCGTGTTCGACACCGGCTGGCGCGGCACGCAGGCCCGCACCCCTCCTGGAGGCGCGGGCCTGGGCCTGGCGATCGTCCGGGGCATCGTGGAGGCCCACGACGGGCACGTACACGTCCGCAACGTCTCCGGCGGCTGCCGCTTCGAACTGACCCTCCCGGCCCCCGCCTAG
- a CDS encoding class I SAM-dependent methyltransferase, whose amino-acid sequence MSNGSEEHVQEGGAWSGPAGAEAFAAVEAATDWLLGYPFVFEALSRRRIGEDGVLVDYGCGPGRVADRAARLLGARVLGVDTSAEMLALARSTATEVAEFHLVRDGRVTGLSDGSADAVMCNHVLASLPTEEAVLAVLAEIRRLLRPGAPLVLLTTDPACTELEYASLRVGTAGAAYRPGDEMPLRLRRTDGSWQEVRNHAWPVDLLPALLERARFRDVTQRRPTVDEALSVADPALVQRYGWAAERAEPPLVITSALAA is encoded by the coding sequence GTGAGCAACGGGTCGGAGGAACACGTGCAAGAGGGCGGCGCCTGGTCCGGGCCTGCCGGGGCAGAGGCGTTCGCGGCGGTGGAGGCGGCCACGGACTGGCTGCTCGGCTATCCGTTCGTGTTCGAGGCCCTGTCCCGCCGGCGGATCGGCGAGGACGGGGTGCTCGTGGACTACGGCTGCGGGCCCGGGCGGGTGGCCGACCGGGCGGCGCGCTTGCTGGGCGCGCGGGTGCTGGGGGTGGACACGTCCGCCGAGATGCTGGCGCTGGCCCGGAGCACGGCGACGGAGGTGGCGGAGTTCCACCTGGTCAGGGACGGCCGGGTGACCGGCCTGTCCGACGGGTCCGCGGACGCGGTGATGTGCAACCACGTCCTGGCCTCGCTCCCGACCGAGGAGGCCGTGCTCGCGGTGCTCGCCGAGATCCGCCGCCTGCTGCGGCCCGGGGCCCCGCTCGTGCTGCTGACCACCGACCCCGCCTGTACGGAGCTGGAGTACGCATCGCTGCGCGTGGGCACGGCGGGGGCCGCGTACCGGCCGGGCGACGAGATGCCGCTACGGCTGCGACGCACCGATGGTTCCTGGCAGGAGGTACGCAACCACGCCTGGCCCGTGGACCTGCTTCCGGCCCTGCTGGAGCGCGCCCGCTTCCGCGATGTCACCCAGCGCCGGCCGACTGTCGACGAGGCGCTGTCCGTCGCCGACCCGGCTCTCGTGCAGCGGTACGGGTGGGCCGCGGAGCGGGCCGAACCGCCGCTGGTGATCACCTCCGCCCTAGCCGCCTGA
- a CDS encoding Ig domain-containing protein, with amino-acid sequence MGLAAVLAAPVGSSVAVAAVQPATPAAGSVAAAPVVGFPGNQVNYQYDSVRLQMTAGGGTTPYSWSAANLPSGLTINSSSGLISGVTRTSGSRTVTVTVKDAQGATGFTTFTWRVIRDACPRC; translated from the coding sequence GTGGGCTTGGCGGCCGTCCTGGCCGCCCCCGTCGGCTCCTCGGTGGCGGTTGCCGCCGTGCAGCCCGCCACACCTGCGGCCGGCTCCGTGGCCGCAGCACCGGTGGTGGGCTTCCCCGGCAACCAGGTCAACTACCAGTACGACAGCGTCCGGCTGCAGATGACCGCCGGAGGCGGCACGACCCCGTACAGCTGGTCGGCAGCCAATCTGCCGTCCGGTCTGACGATCAACTCCTCGTCCGGGCTGATCTCCGGCGTGACGCGCACCAGCGGCAGCCGCACCGTGACGGTCACCGTCAAGGATGCGCAGGGCGCCACGGGCTTCACCACGTTCACCTGGCGCGTGATCCGCGACGCCTGCCCGCGCTGCTGA
- a CDS encoding mechanosensitive ion channel family protein, which produces MNRELVLHDWLVAGIAVAAGALAGLLLRALMRWLGRHAERTRWSGDDIIVDALRTLAPWAAVIAGVAVAASTLPLHARLLAFVNQSLTALLILIATLSAARVVSGLVQSVAGARTGVAGSATIFVNITRIVVLVMGVLVALETMGVSIAPLVTALGVGGLAVALALQDTLANLFAGVHILASKTVQPGDYIRLSSGEEGYVVDINWRNTVVRNLSNNLVIIPNGRLARTNMTNFTQPEQQLSILVQVGVGYESDLEQVERVTLEVVDGVMADINGAVPDHEGAVRFHTFADSRINFTVILGVGEFSDQYRIKHEFIKRLHQRFRAEGISIPAPTRTVALHRDELLASTPAPVPHQREAPTRSPATTG; this is translated from the coding sequence TTGAACCGGGAACTCGTCCTGCACGACTGGCTGGTGGCCGGGATCGCGGTCGCCGCGGGCGCCCTGGCCGGACTACTGCTGCGCGCCCTGATGCGCTGGCTGGGCCGGCACGCCGAGCGGACCCGCTGGAGCGGGGACGACATCATCGTCGACGCGCTGCGCACGCTGGCCCCCTGGGCGGCGGTCATCGCCGGCGTCGCGGTGGCCGCCTCGACCCTGCCGCTGCACGCACGGCTCCTGGCCTTCGTGAACCAGTCCCTGACCGCCCTGCTCATCCTCATCGCCACGCTCAGCGCCGCCCGGGTCGTCTCCGGGCTCGTCCAGTCGGTGGCGGGGGCGCGGACCGGGGTGGCCGGATCGGCGACCATCTTCGTGAACATCACGCGGATCGTGGTGCTCGTGATGGGTGTGCTCGTCGCGCTCGAGACCATGGGCGTGTCCATCGCGCCGCTGGTCACGGCCCTCGGCGTGGGCGGTCTGGCGGTGGCCCTGGCCCTGCAGGACACACTCGCCAACCTCTTCGCGGGCGTTCACATCCTCGCCTCGAAGACCGTGCAGCCCGGTGACTACATCCGCCTCAGCAGTGGTGAGGAGGGTTACGTCGTCGACATCAACTGGCGCAACACCGTGGTCCGCAACCTGTCGAACAACCTGGTGATCATCCCCAACGGGCGTCTCGCGCGGACGAACATGACCAACTTCACGCAGCCCGAGCAGCAGCTGTCGATCCTGGTCCAGGTGGGTGTGGGCTACGAGAGCGATCTGGAGCAGGTCGAGCGGGTGACCCTCGAGGTGGTCGACGGCGTGATGGCCGACATCAACGGCGCGGTCCCCGACCACGAAGGGGCCGTCCGGTTCCACACGTTCGCGGACTCCAGGATCAACTTCACGGTGATCCTGGGCGTCGGCGAGTTCAGCGACCAGTACCGGATCAAGCACGAGTTCATCAAGCGCCTGCACCAGCGCTTCCGGGCGGAGGGCATCTCGATCCCCGCCCCCACCCGCACGGTCGCACTCCACCGCGACGAGCTCCTGGCGTCGACGCCTGCCCCGGTTCCGCACCAGCGCGAGGCTCCGACGCGTTCGCCCGCCACCACCGGCTGA